Below is a genomic region from Zerene cesonia ecotype Mississippi chromosome 6, Zerene_cesonia_1.1, whole genome shotgun sequence.
CTTCTATAAGGGGATATGCATCACTTTTCGATTATTCAACACTCTACGATCGATCGATCTCTTAATCTGCTTgccaatataaaaacaatcctCCTTTTCTCAGAAAATGGATTATTAACCTCGACTGTTAATGAGAGAGTAAATAGTAGAATAAGTGCAAAACGTAACGGCAATTCAATATTCAGATACCTGGTGCCCTTGCGGCTGCGCCACGAGTAACCGAACTTGTCGTAGCCGAGCGGCGCCTGCAGGTTGGCGTAGCGCCGGCCCCAGCCCACGCGGCTCGCGGCGCCCTCCGGCATCTCCTCCACGCTCGCCTCCCAGTACCACGAGCCGCGGGACACGCCTGCCGCGCCACAAGTGGTCAATACACGTTTCTCTTTCTTAGAATATCGTTGGATGAGTTCCCTAACTCATCCAACGATACATAGTAGCAATGCTAATTTCACGCCAATCTGCTGTGGGCGTCTCAGTTGCACCACATAATACAGACTTTTACACAATTACTTAGAAAATAAGGcattaaattgtgttaaaaatattaaccacTCGTGTAACATGCGTCAGAAAATTACTTTAATGcgcaaaataattactttagtATATCTCGATAAGTAAATATTCAGTGTTTGTTTTCGAATACCTCAGATAATTACCATTGCGTAAGTaggttaaaaaaaagcataaaaataaaagttttaaaaaatatcaacacacagacaaagtcactttcataatattactagctgcacccggcaaacgctgttctgccttactattatcatttaggggtatgaaaaatagatgttggccgattctcatagatagcGGATAagcacataaaatttcatcaaaatcggtcaagccgtttcggaggagtatggcaacgaaaactgtgacacgagaattttatatattagaagaagtagcaattatacaaacaaaaataatttaggtgGTAATTTTTTCAAGGGTGTGGTAGGCGATTTTAAATTCCGAAACTATGAcgaaaaaaaatggaaattataaaaaaaattaaaaaaaaaaaaatcacatgaACCTACTTATTTTTCATCATAATTAGCCTCATGACACCCATCAGCGCTTTTCGCCTATCATACCTAGTCGAGAAATGTCCCCCCGTTATAAAAGTGCGAaccgtcgggttaataatataatgaataaatcgcatttaaaatccgttaaaaagtctttaatttctaaatctataatactcgcgtaaaatcaaacacaagaaaatactatagtGCAAAAAGTTTATATGGAAACATACCGTGCGTCGCCCGCACCATGCAATAGCCCTTCTCGCCGGTCACGGCCAGCCGGTCCTCGGCTATCTTCAGCTGCGGCGCGCGGTCGTGCAGCGCGAGCAGCACCCCGCCGGGGCACAGCGAGCGGTACAGCCAGCCCGGTATCGGCTTGCCGCTCCACTCGTTGCTTTCGTCGAACTCCTGCAATAGTATGGGTATTATTTATCAGTGGTACCCACCACTCCTGTGgtatgttttgataaaaaaaattatataaacaatttatatagtgATTTGTTCAATTGTATAAGAATATAGAGttcacagataataatatcGCGCACCACACATTGTTATGGACATGGTCACACTGTACTGCATATGTTCTTGCCTTATTATACATTATGGCCTATATAGCACAATAGTATAGCGTATGCTGAAATTTACTTAACACCTACCCTACTATACTACCTACCCTATATTATTAGTCAATTATTAACAATGATTAGACACTTGCTTCTTAGTAGCCTAGCGCAGACAAATGTAAcgaattaaattacttataaactatttaatttacaagacTATTATTGTAAGAtgacaatataacaataaatatcccGCTACTAACAATTTAAGCAGTTATAATAAACGATATATTACGTCTACCAATTCACCTGTCTAAACGGCGCGTGTGGGTCCGGCTCAGCCAATATGTACCTATACCCATCCTTGTTAAACGGATGCTCAGTCGGGTATCCGTGTGAGGGTAGTTTCAAAGAGCTAAGATCGCTCGACCTTCCCTTCTTGCCGACCGGCGCGCCCGTCTCCGCTCCCACTGCGGGTCGCCGCTTGCCTTGTCGGCCCTTTACATTGCCCGTTAAAGGTACTGAAAGTTaagttaaattgtatattttattcattttttttcctttaatttttttttgtcagaGCTGAGTCTttggggtaaggaaaaggatacgggcctcccaTGACAAATTAACGTatcattttcaatttctaGAGTTTTGGCTTTGACCTTGTATTGCAAGCGTGTATATTGGTAAATTCATGTTTAAATGTAGTCTATGCCCGTTCCCAAGGTCAAGGACATATTTGTTCAAAATTTCCTACTGTTTCATTGTTTTACgagcaataatatttaaaatcgttaACTGAAAGAGCTACTTgcgcaattattattatcaataatctaatatataaaattctcgtgtcacagttttcgttgccatactcctccgaaacggcttgaccgattttgatgaaaatttttgtgcttatccggtatctatgagaatcagccaacatctatttttcatacctctaaatgataagagtaaggcagaacagcgtttgccgggtgcagctagtaataaataaatgaatatgccttcatattataaagcagTCTTCCGCTGCGTTTATTTCTTTACGATAAACTCAAACAACTCAAGAGCATTCGTGTGGTTTTCACCAACAAGAATCCttcgaaaaaatataaaactctaAACTTTTGAtccatataaaaacaaattggtGTCGAATTACAAACTTTGTATCCAGTAAAGTCCCATGCAATACCACCAGTGGCAGAAGTCATAGAGAAAAGTAGATTATTTTCGTTATCTTTCGAGTAACGCGAAGTCGTGGGCATAAGATAGCTCTGTATAATTTACGTCAATTGTGAGTATGCCGCGTAAACCCGTTGTACAGCTTGCAAACATGCAAACTCTgacttattttatagtaatccAGTTTCTTTTAAATGAGTGTGCAGGTTACACTGGACTTAAACTTATCGGTGAAATAAATTCTTGAGAATAACTAGACCAATAATGATAATCGCTATTTGACATGTTTTTTGAGATCTCACAAAAAACATAtctaaagttaataaattttaattatatgctagccttcaatgtttaaaatgaagaataaatatcacaataagAAATAGCGTCGCTAAAATGCACTTTACATTACTTAAATAACAccagaaacatttatttaaattattgtcgACGTTAAACTGTGTAGTTTTCTTCTCTTCAATCCGCACCTGATCCACCATCGGATGAATGAAATAGATgggaaaaattataactattaactatatacaaactaaatttaaaatttagtttaacgCTACGGATTCGTCGTCGTCTTTTAAAATGTCTGCTGATTAAAGGTATATCACGCACCggattactattatttattttaatactataaagaatataaaaaaatacatgtatctTAAAAAAGCACGGCGGTAGCACCCCTGAACAAAgccataaaatacataatataataaactcacTGCAAATAGTGCAATTAAATTGTGGCttataaatatagcatttaaaGTTACGTTGTTTCAGTTTCGTCTTGTCTACGACACGCATGCGCTGCGGTCAACATCTCGACACAGTGTTTTATTCAAACACGGAGTAATACTCATAACACCTAATACTTTCTGTTTGTCGAACAGACCACAACCTTATTCACTTCAAATGATTATATCCTAGTATTAAAAACAGTCTACTACGAAATGTCACTGTAATGACTATGGAAAGTATTGATATAATGTTCTTTTTCGTTTTGCTCTAAGTTGCGGTCGTCGTTTTACATGGAAACCCGAGCTTAATAGGCTATATGAAGGCAGATCATACCAATTAAAGCGACGTGAATAGTTTTAAGCGAATCAGATTCTGCCACACAATACGCActagaaaatatatgaaaatacgaAAACGATTTcagcattatttttaaactagctgtaacccacggcgtcactcgcgtggttcCCTGGGAAAATTAGCCTATGTTCTAATccacaatacaattataatctatctctattCCAAATTGCATACGGATACGATAGCTGTCTTCGCGtgagagtaacaaacatctataCGTTCATTCATCCATTCATATTCCATAATTACGAAccttcgcgtttataatattagtagtatagttTTCAAGCTTACGATTAAAACATAGTATTTATAACACCGAATAATTCGTTGTAAGTTAAATTACACAGTAGCTGCtttctaaaacaatatttatttgccttCAAAAATATGGTATCCGatcaatgtttaatttatacagaGTTCGATAATTAGCATCTGCAAATGCAAATAGTAAGAGTCGCATAATTTAATCcagtttatacaaataaacaaaattggagtctatttttaatattaaaattagtttataaagACAATATCATGAATTTAAGAATTGTACTACTGGACTTTAtgtcaataaacaataattgaaattctgataacgaaatattttgaatatttcggTACTAGTCACTATAGAGTACGTAGGATATTAGCGAAAGCAGGTATTGTTACGTCACCGATACATGAAACTGTCTTTGCAATTTTCTAGATCTTTACTATACTAAACTATATCTTTGCTTGTACTACTGACTACCTAATATAGTGTGTGAGCAAATTTTTACtgaatttaattgatattgataGTGTTTAATACTAACAGTCCGCTCCGGCTTCATCCGTAGTACGTACTTTATttccataagaaccttccttgcgcatacaaaaaaaataactatttgcCGAGTTGGTCGATCCGTTCTCGATTTTAACGCTTAACAACTCATTTGGCgactcataatatttatatagataattatgtaaaccaaatatttatgtttgatataaaaaattacacttttatttaatgcacCGAAAATCAAGTATTACTTAATCACATTCTAActcaacaaaaatataaaagctacGCATATGTATTAGAAAAGTAGgtcacaaataaatttctcatACAATCTACATTTACATATCTCAACGAAAACATATAATCAACTAGGCATCTCGTTAACAATTacctttaatttaataaacacaagaaaatgctaATTAAGTCAGCGCTATTGAAAACATGTTACGCAACGATTGTTATCTTCAGTTTTCAACTCAATTTGTGGATGACCTATAAGTTATGTTAGTATTCGCCATAAACGACAATATTATCCTAAATcatcgtaataataataaactccTATGTTTCTTGTTTTAGCTGTAACATATTGTTATGAAGCCGTAAACTAAATCACTCatgtatatataacttaaaagcgtgtaaataatcataaaacacTTACTATCCATGTCGAACGGGAACGGTAATCACATTAATTCGACGACCGACTACGAAACAGTGATAAGATAAGGAACTAGTTACTGCCCTAAGCATACACAAAGATACATATCACATTTACAATCATGCAAATTAAATGAACTCCAATACTCTCAATAGCTTTTCCATGCCACTGTTATAAAAACCTACATTATAATACGAGCATGCAAAGTAAACATCCGTTCAAGGCCATTCACGTACGTACATCTTATTACGTCTggtgtaaaaattttaatggttttattttacaaaaatataactcaCCAGCCATAAAGTTCAAGGTttaatatggaaataataaagtGGAATCGATGGAGATATCGTCGTTGGACGCGACGCCGCGTATGTGAGCGTTTAAAGTGGGAGTAGAGCCACACTCGCAACGTAGCTTATACGTGTCGCGCCTGTGTGTATTCGGTGTTTACAAACACCACCGCAGTGCATACAGAACAATGTCATTATTCAATACTTGGTCTAGAATTTTATGCGACATGTTCGCGTAACTTACGAACTAATATTTGCTACCATTTCGTTCGTGTGGCCATCTCTTACGtcttaatatttcaaacgttTTAATTAGAAACACAACCTGGTtatgttttacaaaataaacagacaatcattattaatcttaatacgatgatccaataaaaaaatgtgattattttaatgtttgaaacattcccattatttctaataaaacagaatttatAGTTCCACAGAAATGGGTCAGGGCAGGTATATAAACGCCGCTCTATAGACATACTAGATTCCCGCGCGCGGCTGCACCCTTGtcaataaaggaaaagatagacaGACCCAGGGTTTTTACCATAAAGATCCCGTtaccgtgggatttccgggataaaaattatctttgtaACAAATATCCTGGTAATTGATGCAGTGGTTTAAGCGTGAAGAAGAGTGCATTTATGATAAAAGTAGGAATAAAAATCTGGCCGATTTAACTTTTCTTGCCGTAACAATTTAAGAGATTAAACGTTTATACACAGGTTTTCCCGAAAGACGAAGTCAAGCCGAAGCAAAACCGAGCAAAGgcaaatcatcaaaatattaaaaaaattaggtaaatttaaaaataacgtataaaaataatctatacaaTAGGAATTGTCAAACAACTTactttttccaaaaaaaaaatgtttgttattatactCAGCCCTCttaattgacataaaatttttaaatcagtagTCAGTCAGCAGAACTGGTGGTTCTGATGAAAATTGGACGATTATCATAAGTAAAGTGTACACATTTGAAGCTGAGCCGGTTTTAAGATAATACTAAGCAACGGTTCGAAATATTTTGGATTCGGAACTTTATGTAGAGATCAATACTGAATACATTGATAatacttatacaaaaaaattataaatatcaacttTGTCTATTATAATCTCTTTGCTGTCAAAAAATTCTACAACGTTTGTTGTGATAAGTGATAAGAAATATTTGCGCATGTTTGAATTTTGTACTTGTTACGAATTTGCGTTACATGATAACATGATGCACAATCGGTACCTTGTTTTAATGCAGGAGGTATTATTGTAGATATTAGGACACATTCAATAACTCTAcccaaataagaaaaacattaaaataattctgaatttaaaaaagattatataaaaacggaATATTTGGAAACGGCATCCTGCTCCCCCATTCATCGTacgaaatacaataacatgctattatttcgCCGGTTTGc
It encodes:
- the LOC119840377 gene encoding set1/Ash2 histone methyltransferase complex subunit ASH2 isoform X2, with translation MAVPLTGNVKGRQGKRRPAVGAETGAPVGKKGRSSDLSSLKLPSHGYPTEHPFNKDGYRYILAEPDPHAPFRQEFDESNEWSGKPIPGWLYRSLCPGGVLLALHDRAPQLKIAEDRLAVTGEKGYCMVRATHGVSRGSWYWEASVEEMPEGAASRVGWGRRYANLQAPLGYDKFGYSWRSRKGTRFHESRGKHYSPGYGEGDTLGFLIILPDSPSTKYTPNTYKDRPLVKFKSHLYYEDKDKIQESLNNLKPLSGSKIYFFKNGECQGEAFTDVFQGCYYPSVSLHKNCTVSVNFGPNFKFSPNTKHAYRPMSEKAEEAICEQTMADLLYLTENEGKLRLDSFNL
- the LOC119840377 gene encoding set1/Ash2 histone methyltransferase complex subunit ASH2 isoform X3, with product MDIPLTGNVKGRQGKRRPAVGAETGAPVGKKGRSSDLSSLKLPSHGYPTEHPFNKDGYRYILAEPDPHAPFRQEFDESNEWSGKPIPGWLYRSLCPGGVLLALHDRAPQLKIAEDRLAVTGEKGYCMVRATHGVSRGSWYWEASVEEMPEGAASRVGWGRRYANLQAPLGYDKFGYSWRSRKGTRFHESRGKHYSPGYGEGDTLGFLIILPDSPSTKYTPNTYKDRPLVKFKSHLYYEDKDKIQESLNNLKPLSGSKIYFFKNGECQGEAFTDVFQGCYYPSVSLHKNCTVSVNFGPNFKFSPNTKHAYRPMSEKAEEAICEQTMADLLYLTENEGKLRLDSFNL